The Rhinoderma darwinii isolate aRhiDar2 chromosome 8, aRhiDar2.hap1, whole genome shotgun sequence genome has a window encoding:
- the PSMD8 gene encoding 26S proteasome non-ATPase regulatory subunit 8: protein MAVNGGEAAGLRQVAAMYEQLKVEWNKKSPNLSKCGDVLGKLKLSLLEQNFLPTTHTKLTKQQLILARDVLEIGAQCSILKKDIPAFERYMAQLKCYYFDYKDELSESAYKHQLLGLNLLFLLSQNRVAEFHTELERLPAKEIQANVYIKHPVSLEQYLMEGSYNKVFLAKGNIPAESYTFFIDILLDTIRDEIAGCIEKAYEKILFNEATRILFFNTPKKMTDYAKKRGWVLSPNNYYSFSSQQQNPEEATIPSTELAKQVIEYARQLEMIV, encoded by the exons ATGGCGGTGAACGGGGGAGAAGCTGCTGGcctgagacaagtggctgccatgTACGAGCAGCTGAAAGTCGAGTGGAACAAGAAGAGTCCAAATCTGAGCAAGTGCGGGGATGTGCTGGGCAAGCTGAAG TTGTCCCTTTTGGAGCAGAATTTTTTACCCACTACTCATACCAAACTGACCAAGCAGCAGCTTATTTTGGCTA GAGACGTTTTGGAGATTGGCGCCCAGTGCAGCATCCTGAAGAAGGACATCCCAGCATTTGAGCGATACATGGCGCAACTgaaatgttattattttgacTATAA GGATGAGCTCTCTGAATCCGCATACAAACACCAGCTGCTTGGCCTCaatctcctcttcctcctgtcACAGAACAGGGTGGCAGAGTTTCACACGGAGCTGGAACGGTTACCTGCCAAAGAAATCCAGGCAAATGTATACATAAAGCACCCGGTGTCTCTAGAGCAG TACTTGATGGAGGGAAGTTATAACAAGGTGTTTCTGGCCAAAGGGAACATTCCTGCAGAGAGTTACACCTTCTTCATTGATATCCTGCTAGACACAATAAG ggatgaGATTGCAGGTTGCATTGAGAAGGCCTATGAAAAGATCCTTTTCAATGAAGCCACCAGGATATTATTCTTCAATACTCCAAAGAAAATGACAGACTATGCAAAAaaa CGCGGTTGGGTATTGAGCCCAaataactactacagtttcagcaGCCAGCAGCAGAATCCGGAGGAGGCCACAATTCCTTCCACAGAATTAGCCAAACAAGTGATTGAATACGCCCGCCAGCTGGAAATGATCGTATAA